A region from the Lolium perenne isolate Kyuss_39 chromosome 4, Kyuss_2.0, whole genome shotgun sequence genome encodes:
- the LOC127348641 gene encoding 2-oxoglutarate-dependent dioxygenase 21, chloroplastic — protein sequence MDSTGVRIVDLSKLRSTSFSERSAAIHDIGRACQAMGFFQVVNHGVGADILQGALDAATAFFNLPTDDKSGLSSDDIRQPVRYSTVSELDDGEVKIRRHVLKQYSRPLETWIQKWPSKPIDYRQKMAMFSAQVWRLVSELVEAVTESLGLGRDYLTSHMERGFEMMALNYYPPCHQDDNGGAISCAPHTDYTLLTVLLASQHGLEYLDRESGSWRPAPASSLTFVVHVGNYLEVLSNGRYRAALHRVVSHRGAAPRVSIASLSSFAMEESVEVAEELVEETHPPMYRASTLSEFIDFLSAGNRGADFMEQSLKIARDKL from the exons ATGGATTCCACCGGCGTACGAATAGTCGACCTGAGCAAGCTCCGCAGTACCAGCTTCTCAGAGAGATCAGCTGCTATCCATGACATCGGCAGGGCGTGCCAGGCCATGGGCTTCTTCCAG GTCGTCAACCATGGAGTCGGCGCTGACATCCTCCAGGGCGCTCTTGACGCGGCCACTGCGTTCTTCAACCTGCCAACGGATGACAAGTCTGGTCTGAGTTCCGACGATATCAGGCAGCCTGTTAGATACTCCACGGTCTCTGAACTGGACGACGGTGAGGTCAAGATTCGCAGGCATGTCCTGAAGCAGTACTCCCGTCCTCTAGAAACCTGGATCCAGAAGTGGCCTTCAAAACCAATTGACTACAG GCAGAAGATGGCCATGTTCTCGGCACAAGTGTGGAGACTGGTCTCAGAACTCGTGGAAGCCGTCACGGAGAGCCTCGGGCTCGGCCGCGACTACCTCACAAGCCACATGGAACGGGGATTCGAGATGATGGCGCTCAACTACTATCCTCCCTGCCACCAAGACGACAACGGCGGCGCCATCTCCTGCGCTCCGCACACGGACTACACCCTGCTAACCGTTCTGCTGGCGAGCCAACATGGGCTAGAGTACTTGGACCGAGAATCCGGATCATGGCGCCCTGCGCCGGCGTCCTCCTTAACCTTTGTCGTGCACGTCGGGAACTACCTCGAGGTGCTCAGCAACGGGCGCTACAGGGCGGCGCTGCATAGGGTGGTCTCCCACCGCGGTGCCGCACCGAGGGTGTCCATCGCCAGCCTGTCGAGCTTCGCCATGGAGGAGAGCGTCGAGGTGGCAGAGGAGCTGGTGGAAGAGACCCACCCGCCGATGTATAGGGCCAGCACTCTCAGTGAATTCATTGATTTCCTCTCGGCCGGAAACAGAGGCGCCGACTTCATGGAGCAGAGTCTCAAGATCGCCCGAGACAAACTTTAA